A region of the Lysobacter sp. K5869 genome:
GGTCGCGGCGAGCAAGCGCGCTTCGGGCAAGCCGGTCGAGGACGTCCAGCGCGAAAGCGAGCAGTTGGCGAAGGTGCGCGAGCAAGCCGCGTCGCGCGCGCTGCCGCCCGAACGCGCGGCGACGTTCTTCCAGGCGCAGATGGAAGCCAACAAGCTGGTGCAGTACCGCTTGCTGGCCGAGCCGGCGCGCGCGGGCCAACCGGTCGACCTAGGTCCGGTCCGGGACAAGTTGGACGCGATCAACAAAGAACTCTTGGACGCCTTGCCCGCCGCGCTGACCGAAGCGAGCGGCGAACGCTGCGAGCAGCGCGCGTTCGACGCGCAAAAGCGCGCGGCCAAGCGCTACCGATTGGACGAACTGCACCGCACCGCGCTGGCGCGCGCCTTCGGCGATCTGTGCCGCGTTCCCTGAGCGGAAACCGGCGCATAGCGAAGAGGAGTTAGGAGATAGCGAAGCCGCTTGCGCTATCTCCTAACTCCTCTCCGCTACCTCCTGCCTCTCAGTCCGCCGCGATCGCCTCGATCTCGACCATCCAGCCTTCCTCGTACAAGTCGGCGATGATGACCGTCAGCGCCGGCGTGTACTCGCCCAGCACCTCGCGGCGGATCTCGTAATTGCGCTCGCGCAGCCGCCGTTCGCTGAGATACGTGGTGACCTTGACCAGATTGGACAGGTCCATCCCGGCCTGCTTGAGCTGATGCTCGACGTTGGCCCACGCGCGCCGGCACTGGCCCTCGAAGTCCTTGGGCAGGATGCATTTCTCGCACTGCGGCAACTGCCCGCTGATGAACAACAAACGCTTGAAGCCGCTGATCTCGTGCGCTTGCGCGTACGACACTTCATTGGGTTGGATCGCCCGGCGTTGCATCTGCATTTGCATCTTGCGTCCTCCAAGTGAGGCGCGAGCGGCCGCGGGCGATCGGCGGGCGCGTGCGTCGCCCGTGCCCGTAGAGTCCCGCGCTAGTCGATGAACTCTCTCAAGGCTTGTCCGTATTCGGGGTAGGCGCCGATGTTGTGGTGATCGGCGCCCTTGAGCTGGACCACCTCCACGCCTTGCGGGCGGGTTTGCAGCGAATGCACCAGCCGGCTGGTGTTGGCCGGCGGGATCACGTCGTCGTCGCTGGCGCGCACGACCAGGATCGGGCCGAAGTAGCCGCGCAGATTGCCGATGGAGTCGTAGCGGTCGCGCACCAGCCAGCGCGTGGGCAGCCAGCGGTAATGCGCTTGCGCGGTGTCGCTGAGGCTGTCGAACGGGGTCACCAGCGCCAGCCGTTCGACCGGGCGCTTGCCGGCGACGTAGCTGGCCACGCCGCTGCCGAGGCTGCGGCCGATCACCGAGACCGGTTGGTGCGGATGCTCGCGCGCGACCTGGTCGAACACCGCCAGCGCGTCGGCGAACAGTTCCGGCTCGGCCGGCGCGCCGTCGCTGGCGCCGAAGCCGCGGTAGGAGAGCAGGTAGATGGTGCGGTCGGGGAACCACTGCGCCAGGGTTTCGCGCATGTTCTCGATGCGCTCGGCGTTGCCGCCGAAATAGATCAGCGCCTTGCCGCGACCGGCGTTGAGGCGCCAGCCGCGCAGCACCGCGTCGCCGCGTTCGACCGTGTAGTCGGTCATGTCGGCGCCCAGGCGGGTGTTCTGCGGGAAGTACATCAGTTCGCGCTGCTTGAAGTACATCCAGCCGCAGATGCTGAGGTAGCCGGCGGCGGCGACGCCGGCGACCGCGGCCAGGGACTGGAACAAGCGTGGATTGCGTGCCATCGATTCGCGGGCCTTTCGTATGCGGAGCGGGAAAGCGCCGGCCGGACCGCAAGCGGCCGCGCGGCGCGTAGTGCGTGCTGCGACGATACCCCGCACACGCGCGCGCCGCCAGCGGCGCGCGGCGGCGGTGTCGGGTCGTCTCGCGCTCACGCGATTTGCACGCAAGACGGCTAGGCTGGCGCAGGCGGGTTCGTCGCGTTCGTGCCGTACCTTCCTGCATGACAAGCTTGGCGTTCCGCGCCCCCGCGCGAACGCTTCGATGGACCGGAGAACGCCCCCAATGCCCCGCCGTATCGCTTCCGTTTTGCCCATCCTGGCCGTTGCCGCCGCGCTGGTCTGGCCATGGGCCGGCGCCCGCGCCGCCGACGTCTGCCCGAGCCTGCGCGA
Encoded here:
- the aroQ gene encoding gamma subclass chorismate mutase AroQ; the protein is MPAHRGFDLLRPVLIVAACLIAAPALASPPPAPAPGIGRIADLSAQRLLLADRVAASKRASGKPVEDVQRESEQLAKVREQAASRALPPERAATFFQAQMEANKLVQYRLLAEPARAGQPVDLGPVRDKLDAINKELLDALPAALTEASGERCEQRAFDAQKRAAKRYRLDELHRTALARAFGDLCRVP
- a CDS encoding RidA family protein — translated: MQMQMQRRAIQPNEVSYAQAHEISGFKRLLFISGQLPQCEKCILPKDFEGQCRRAWANVEHQLKQAGMDLSNLVKVTTYLSERRLRERNYEIRREVLGEYTPALTVIIADLYEEGWMVEIEAIAAD
- a CDS encoding alpha/beta fold hydrolase, whose translation is MARNPRLFQSLAAVAGVAAAGYLSICGWMYFKQRELMYFPQNTRLGADMTDYTVERGDAVLRGWRLNAGRGKALIYFGGNAERIENMRETLAQWFPDRTIYLLSYRGFGASDGAPAEPELFADALAVFDQVAREHPHQPVSVIGRSLGSGVASYVAGKRPVERLALVTPFDSLSDTAQAHYRWLPTRWLVRDRYDSIGNLRGYFGPILVVRASDDDVIPPANTSRLVHSLQTRPQGVEVVQLKGADHHNIGAYPEYGQALREFID